One Nocardioidaceae bacterium SCSIO 66511 genomic window carries:
- a CDS encoding MFS transporter, producing MTTTGTPPTPRGTWRELLGGPYLPIAFVLAGGVALHAINIFLTTSLLPTAVDEIGGLELYAWTTTVFMIASVVSSMLVSPLLAARGATSAYLAGLAPFILGTLVCAASPTMEVMLVGRAVQGFGGGLLAGLGYALIQAALPEHLWARATALVSAMWGFGTLAGPAVGGAFAQFDAWRFAFVTLAVLGGGIALIAPRVLPRTERSSTPEPVPGISLALLTASTAAISIAGILDDDTLMVTALVAGVALLGAFVAWERRSPIRVLPGSTYKGRSPLRWLYLTVAMLSIGTTVEAFTPLFGQHLGGLDPLVAGFLGAAVSLGWSFSMIFSSNAESDSVQRALRVVGPSVLALGLTIAALLQRDDMGPTLVIGWAIALVFAGTGIGLAFPHVIVAVMSGTDDSEQAVKASAGINTVELMSLAFGSAVAGVLVNLGSTMQRSSIYLLVGLAVFALAGAATGLRSNRSVREPQQA from the coding sequence ATGACCACGACCGGAACACCGCCCACTCCGCGCGGCACCTGGCGCGAGCTTCTCGGTGGCCCCTACCTGCCCATCGCATTCGTTCTCGCGGGTGGCGTTGCGCTGCACGCGATCAACATCTTCCTCACCACCAGCCTGCTGCCGACAGCCGTCGACGAGATCGGCGGCCTCGAGCTGTACGCGTGGACCACCACCGTCTTCATGATCGCTTCCGTCGTGTCGTCGATGCTGGTCAGTCCGCTACTCGCCGCGCGCGGAGCCACGAGTGCGTACCTGGCCGGACTCGCACCGTTCATCCTCGGAACATTGGTCTGCGCGGCCAGCCCGACGATGGAGGTCATGCTGGTCGGACGCGCCGTTCAGGGGTTCGGCGGTGGGCTGCTCGCCGGACTGGGGTACGCACTTATCCAGGCGGCCCTGCCCGAACACTTGTGGGCACGCGCCACCGCGCTGGTCTCGGCCATGTGGGGTTTTGGGACGCTGGCGGGTCCCGCGGTCGGGGGAGCGTTCGCACAGTTCGATGCGTGGCGGTTCGCATTCGTCACGCTCGCCGTGCTCGGTGGCGGTATCGCCCTGATCGCACCGCGGGTCCTTCCACGTACCGAGCGGTCGAGCACACCCGAGCCTGTCCCCGGCATCTCCCTTGCACTGCTCACCGCTTCTACGGCCGCGATCAGCATCGCCGGAATACTCGACGACGACACCTTGATGGTGACGGCGCTTGTCGCCGGCGTCGCTCTGCTCGGGGCCTTCGTCGCATGGGAGCGCCGATCACCGATCCGGGTGCTTCCCGGCTCGACGTACAAGGGGCGGTCACCGCTGCGTTGGCTCTACCTGACCGTCGCCATGCTTTCGATCGGCACCACCGTTGAGGCGTTCACTCCGCTGTTCGGGCAGCATCTCGGTGGTCTCGACCCGTTGGTGGCCGGCTTCCTCGGCGCCGCGGTTTCGCTGGGCTGGTCGTTCTCGATGATCTTCAGCTCCAACGCCGAGAGTGACTCGGTCCAACGCGCACTTCGGGTGGTCGGCCCGTCGGTGCTCGCCCTCGGTCTCACGATTGCCGCGTTGCTCCAACGCGACGACATGGGCCCGACACTGGTGATCGGCTGGGCGATCGCCCTCGTGTTCGCCGGCACTGGGATCGGCCTCGCGTTCCCGCATGTGATCGTCGCCGTCATGAGCGGTACGGACGACTCCGAGCAGGCGGTGAAGGCATCGGCCGGTATCAACACCGTCGAGTTGATGTCGCTCGCATTCGGGTCGGCAGTCGCCGGCGTACTCGTCAACCTCGGGTCGACGATGCAGCGTTCGTCGATCTATCTGCTCGTCGGGCTCGCGGTCTTCGCGCTCGCCGGTGCGGCTACCGGTCTGCGCTCGAACCGGAGCGTACGAGAGCCGCAGCAGGCATAG
- a CDS encoding peptidase M6, whose protein sequence is MSMLRIGAAVSAVVTASALVSAATYAETSTTTAASSPVVAAQSPVGTPVDPQNWVNPDDMTWDDFEPVPGTDWADPSIEPTKKKFQAAIVLVDYADQDFAITQPEGSTPFGMPTEEAHDIPRAEVPEFYRKLLNEPSELNRGHTINEYWMEDSAGKFGIELTAFGAYRLPGREFEYHLQGFGDDCPKTGNCDRSFRDDAKAAWEADAGKGIADKFDNVFYIGAGEDESSTWQEFGEMKFQTKEDVTDEFGPPADLKEADPTLKNWSKTRYVPWTSWKSAASMWPNASGNTSIEAESSGRSVYAHEFSHNLGISDNYNNPYGDPIRRSYSGIWDMLSRGTFNGPGGPHKRYYIPTTIGSQMGAHHMLRNKLDLGIVDDNAVIDLSRQKLISKGVLTTNVTAREIQGDGLISGVNLRLDGGDLSDCEAEGYTGDKAYLCDGGGYDNYTVEVVDRIGSDSFTPDSGVLLAKTKNQDRAPFIWVKDANPQDINMVDFTRPDGTDAMISLGDFRQLSDGLFHAGTDSGSEYEYVDKANDLAFYVLDRKRDAEGLLSYQVAVRALHDDPSIRRGVKLGKPQTQWVVGGSMKIKLPVFNSGESAGGRFSSDVYRISTKVKGKGWQTWQPHDVLAVRAGGSRRAVVYVTPGDDAAKKGKVTIRVRSESNPKKSKQVRVNVRR, encoded by the coding sequence ATGAGCATGCTCCGCATCGGCGCGGCGGTGTCCGCCGTCGTCACCGCATCCGCACTCGTATCGGCCGCAACGTACGCCGAAACCTCGACAACCACGGCGGCGAGCTCGCCGGTCGTCGCGGCGCAGAGTCCGGTCGGTACGCCCGTCGATCCCCAGAACTGGGTCAATCCCGACGATATGACGTGGGACGATTTCGAACCCGTACCGGGAACCGACTGGGCAGATCCGTCGATCGAGCCGACGAAGAAGAAGTTCCAGGCGGCGATCGTGCTGGTGGACTACGCCGATCAGGACTTCGCAATCACCCAGCCGGAGGGTTCGACGCCGTTCGGCATGCCGACCGAAGAGGCGCATGACATACCGCGCGCCGAGGTTCCGGAGTTCTACCGCAAACTGCTCAACGAACCGAGCGAGCTGAACCGCGGGCACACGATCAACGAGTACTGGATGGAGGACTCGGCCGGGAAGTTCGGCATCGAGCTCACCGCCTTCGGCGCGTACCGCCTGCCTGGCCGCGAGTTCGAGTACCACCTGCAGGGCTTCGGCGACGACTGCCCCAAGACCGGCAATTGCGACCGGAGTTTCCGTGACGACGCCAAGGCCGCGTGGGAAGCCGACGCGGGCAAGGGGATCGCCGACAAGTTCGACAACGTCTTCTACATCGGCGCCGGTGAGGACGAGTCGTCGACCTGGCAGGAGTTCGGCGAGATGAAGTTCCAGACCAAGGAGGACGTCACCGACGAGTTCGGTCCGCCCGCCGACCTCAAAGAGGCCGACCCGACGCTGAAGAACTGGTCGAAGACGCGGTACGTCCCGTGGACCTCCTGGAAGTCGGCCGCGTCCATGTGGCCGAACGCATCGGGTAATACCTCGATCGAGGCAGAGAGCAGCGGTCGATCCGTGTACGCACACGAGTTCAGCCACAACCTGGGCATCTCGGACAACTACAACAACCCGTACGGCGACCCGATCCGACGCTCGTACTCCGGCATCTGGGACATGCTCAGCCGCGGCACATTCAACGGCCCGGGCGGCCCGCACAAGCGGTACTACATCCCGACCACGATCGGATCGCAGATGGGCGCGCATCACATGCTGCGCAACAAGCTCGACCTCGGGATCGTCGACGACAACGCCGTCATCGACCTGTCGCGGCAGAAGCTGATCTCGAAGGGCGTGCTGACCACGAACGTCACCGCACGCGAGATCCAGGGCGACGGTTTGATCTCGGGTGTGAACCTGCGGCTCGACGGCGGAGACCTGTCCGACTGCGAGGCCGAGGGCTACACCGGCGACAAGGCGTACCTCTGCGACGGCGGCGGCTACGACAACTACACCGTCGAGGTCGTCGACCGGATCGGCAGCGACTCGTTCACCCCGGACTCCGGCGTGCTCTTGGCGAAGACCAAGAATCAAGACCGCGCTCCGTTCATCTGGGTCAAGGATGCCAACCCGCAAGACATCAACATGGTTGACTTCACGCGGCCCGACGGCACCGACGCGATGATCTCGCTCGGCGACTTCCGCCAACTGTCCGATGGTTTGTTCCATGCGGGCACGGACTCCGGCTCTGAGTACGAGTACGTCGACAAGGCGAACGACCTTGCGTTCTATGTGCTCGATCGCAAGCGCGACGCCGAAGGCCTGCTTTCGTACCAGGTTGCCGTACGCGCGTTGCACGACGATCCGTCGATCCGGCGCGGTGTGAAGCTCGGCAAACCACAGACGCAGTGGGTCGTCGGTGGCTCGATGAAGATCAAGCTTCCGGTGTTCAACTCCGGCGAGTCGGCAGGCGGCCGCTTCTCCTCCGACGTCTACCGCATCTCGACCAAGGTCAAGGGCAAGGGTTGGCAGACCTGGCAGCCCCACGACGTCCTCGCGGTACGCGCCGGCGGTAGCCGCCGTGCGGTCGTGTACGTGACGCCCGGCGACGACGCCGCCAAGAAGGGCAAGGTCACGATCCGCGTACGCAGCGAGTCGAACCCGAAGAAGTCGAAGCAGGTCAGGGTGAACGTACGCAGGTAG
- a CDS encoding Xaa-Pro dipeptidyl-peptidase, producing the protein MTSRSHRTRSLAVGAFAAVLGAGVLSGPAGAAADPDFEGPVFEDGMSQPVFNDNPDDWIRQELWVETGFDSDHDGDPDRVHVSLARPAETESDDVKVPVVYEDSPYYAGIGPAENWGVDHELGAPPDSRPTTPPWDAGDTSPIISTGYESTWIPRGYAVVHSESPGTGLSDGCPTSGGPNETLAPKAVIDWLNGRAQAYTGQDNDEPVAAPDWTTGKVGMTGTSYNGTLPQAVATTGVEGLDAIIPVSAISNWYDYYRANGAVRAPGGYQGEDTDVLADAVYSRADRAICQPVIAKLAAEQDRATGDYSRYWANRDYMRDVDNVKAATLVAHGLNDWNVMAKNAAQFYRAIERNHVPHQIYLHQGGHGGAPPDDMMNRWFTRFLYGVDNGVEKAPHAYIVREGDDRSDPTSYQNFPDPKAADVNLRTTPGGRTQGGLATGGHGKGAQESLIDDASIKAQSLVDAATSKHRLAYLTGSLDRDVRISGTPTVRLRTSFSAKRANLTALLVQYDEDGSATILTRGWMDPRNRISDRFEVPLRPGKQAMMRFDLQPKDSVIPAGSRIGLVVLSSDNEFTIRPAAGTKLTLATQSSRLNLPVVGGKRAWRKALG; encoded by the coding sequence GTGACCAGCAGATCCCATCGAACCCGCAGCCTTGCCGTCGGCGCGTTCGCCGCCGTGCTCGGAGCCGGTGTCCTGAGCGGTCCGGCCGGCGCAGCGGCCGACCCCGACTTCGAGGGCCCCGTCTTCGAGGACGGCATGAGTCAGCCGGTGTTCAACGACAACCCCGATGACTGGATCCGACAGGAACTGTGGGTCGAGACCGGTTTCGACAGCGATCACGACGGCGACCCCGACCGAGTGCACGTGAGCCTCGCGCGGCCGGCCGAGACCGAGTCGGACGATGTGAAGGTGCCCGTCGTCTACGAAGACAGCCCCTACTACGCGGGGATCGGCCCGGCCGAGAACTGGGGCGTCGACCACGAGTTGGGTGCTCCGCCGGACTCCCGGCCGACGACACCTCCGTGGGACGCCGGAGACACGAGCCCGATCATCTCGACCGGGTATGAATCGACGTGGATTCCGCGCGGGTACGCAGTTGTGCACTCCGAATCGCCCGGCACCGGCCTGTCCGACGGTTGCCCCACGTCCGGTGGACCGAACGAGACGCTTGCACCCAAGGCGGTCATCGACTGGCTGAACGGTCGCGCGCAGGCGTACACCGGGCAGGACAACGATGAACCGGTCGCGGCGCCGGACTGGACGACCGGCAAGGTCGGCATGACGGGTACGTCGTACAACGGCACGCTCCCCCAGGCGGTCGCGACGACCGGCGTCGAAGGCCTCGACGCGATCATCCCGGTGTCGGCGATCAGCAACTGGTACGACTACTACCGCGCCAACGGAGCCGTGCGTGCGCCCGGCGGATACCAGGGTGAGGACACCGACGTACTAGCGGATGCCGTCTATTCGCGGGCCGATCGCGCGATCTGTCAGCCGGTCATCGCCAAGCTCGCCGCCGAGCAGGACCGTGCGACGGGCGACTACAGCCGCTACTGGGCGAACCGCGACTACATGCGCGACGTCGACAACGTCAAGGCCGCGACGCTGGTCGCACACGGGTTGAACGACTGGAACGTCATGGCCAAGAACGCCGCGCAGTTCTACCGCGCGATCGAGCGCAACCACGTACCGCACCAGATCTACCTGCATCAGGGCGGCCATGGCGGCGCTCCGCCGGACGACATGATGAACCGTTGGTTCACCAGGTTCCTCTACGGCGTCGACAACGGCGTGGAGAAGGCCCCGCACGCGTACATCGTGCGCGAGGGCGACGACCGCAGCGACCCGACGTCGTACCAGAACTTCCCGGATCCGAAGGCTGCCGATGTCAACCTCCGGACCACGCCGGGCGGCCGTACGCAAGGCGGGCTCGCGACCGGCGGACACGGCAAGGGCGCGCAGGAGTCGTTGATCGACGACGCGAGTATCAAGGCGCAGTCTCTCGTCGATGCGGCCACGTCGAAGCATCGACTCGCCTACCTCACGGGTTCGCTCGATCGCGACGTACGGATCAGCGGTACGCCGACCGTACGGCTGCGTACCTCGTTCAGCGCGAAACGAGCCAACCTCACGGCGCTTCTGGTGCAGTACGACGAGGACGGCTCGGCGACGATCCTGACGCGGGGTTGGATGGACCCGCGGAATCGGATCTCCGATCGCTTCGAGGTGCCGCTGCGTCCCGGTAAGCAGGCGATGATGCGTTTCGACCTGCAGCCGAAGGACTCCGTGATCCCGGCCGGTTCGCGAATCGGGCTCGTGGTGCTGTCCAGCGACAACGAGTTCACGATTCGTCCCGCCGCGGGTACGAAGCTGACGCTCGCCACCCAGTCGAGCCGACTCAACCTTCCGGTCGTGGGCGGCAAGCGAGCCTGGCGGAAGGCCCTCGGCTAG